The stretch of DNA CGCAAGAATAGTCCTTCAAAAGAGAGGCGAAATAATGTCCCCTTATAGAATATGAATCATGGTGCCCTTCGCTTGATGTATGTTCTTTGTCGCGGATCCTCAGGTAACTTTCAATGTTCAAGGTACTCTCTCAATGGTTTCCTCCAAACCTCTTCTTCAATCGCCCGAACGGACGTGTGATGACTTTCGTTAATTTGAAGATCAAGAAGTCTAGGAATGACCCATCGATGACACACATGTTACCTTTGTTGACTCATTCTCTCCAAGTGCCATCATCGTGGCCAAGTTAGCCAAAGCATCAGTCATGCAATTTTCTTCTCTTGGGACGTGGTTTAAGAACACTTGGTCGAAACTTTCGAGTAAACAAGAAGCATATTGGTGGTATGGGAAAAGATCTTCCTTTTTTACATCGTAAATCCCCAAAAGTTAGTGGATGATCAGCTTAGAATCGTCGTATATCTCCAACTATAGAATCTTCATGTCTAATTCCATTTCAAGACCGACTATCAAAGCTTGGTACTCTACAGCATTGTTGGAGCATGTTTCACCTAAAACAAAAGAGAATGGAAAAACTTGTCTTTCGGGAGAGATCAACACAACACCTACCCCTACACCGGTACGATGTGCAGATCCATCAAAGAACATTGTCCATGGTAGCAATTCTTCAACGAACAAAATGTCTTCATCTGGAAACTCATTAGAAAGCTCCCATTCCGCCAGAAGAGGGTGATCAACAAGAAAATCGGCGAGTGCTTGTCCTTTCACAGCCTTTTGAGGTGTGGATGTGATCTCATATTGGTTAAATAATATGGACCATCTTGCTAGGCATTCCAGAAAGAACAGGTCGAGTCATCATGAACTTTACATGATCTGCTCGAGAGATGAGTTTGATGCTGCATACTTCATAATATAGTTTCTTTATTTCATAAAGTAATGCTAAGTATATTTTCTCAACAGGCGTGTAGTTCAACTCAGCTCCTATCAGAGTTCGACTGAGGTAGTACAAGGATTGTTCCTTTCCTATATCATTCTCTTGAGCATGTAGTGCCCCAAGTGAGCGTTCTTGTGCTGCAATGTAGAGTATCAACGACTTCCCAACCATTGGTGCCCCTAACACAGGTGGATTCAGCATTTATCTTTTGATGTTTTCAAAAGCATTTTGACATGATTGATCCCAATAAAAAGGGATATCCTTCCTCAATAGATGATTCAAGGTTTGACACATTCCGGCTAGATTAGAGATGAACCTCCGGATGAATGCCAACTTTCCTTGGAGACTTCGAAGCTCCCTCAAGTTCTTTGGCTCGGGCATTTTCTGAATGGTGTCAATCTTTTCGGGATCAACTTCAATTCCACGATGACATACAATAAAGCCAAGAAACTTTCCTGAGGtaactccaaatgcacacttgGGTGGATTCATCTTCAGGTCAAATTTTCTTAACCTTTCAAAAACCATTCGAAGGTCTTCAAGGTGGTAATGCCTACTGTTCGTCTTCACCACCAAATCATCAACATAGCATTCAACCCTCTTATGAAGCATGTCGTCAAAGATGTTTTGCATCGCGCGTTGGTAAGTAGcaccagcattcttcagaccgAAGGGCATCACTTTGTAGCAGTATATCACTTTTGGAGTTTGGAAAGTAGTACACTCTTCATCTTTTGGAGACATTCTGATTTGATTGTATCCAGAGGACCCATCCATGAATGACATAGCTTCATGCCATGTTGTAGCGTCAACCATGAGTTCAATAATTGGTAGCGGAATGTCATCTTTCGGACATGCCTTGTTTAGGTCTCAAACATCAACACAAACACGTATTTGACCATTTTTTCTTCTTGACATGTACAATATTCTATATCCATGATGGATACTTGACCTGTCAAATAAACCTCACCTCGATGAGCTTTTTGACTTCAACTTTAATTGTGGTACTAGCTCGGGTCGAAACATGGTTTGTGACTGCTTCATAGGGCGTGCTCCACTTTTGATCCCTAAATGATGAACAGCTACCTTAGGACTAAGTCCAAGCACTTCTTTATACTACCAAGCGAAGACATCTTTGTACTCGGTCAATAACTTGAAGTATTCCTCCTCCTCCCAAGGCGTAATTAGCGCAATAATGAAGGTGGGGCATGGATCTTCCGGAGTGCCTAAATTGAGTTCCTTAAGCTCATCCCCAGTTGATTGCCCGCATCTTCTAGTTGAAGGGGAGCCTCGTGTACTTCATCATCAACGTCAAGGTATGGGCTATCTTCCATAGTTATGTGATAAGATGTTTCCACAAAGTCGGacttttctctttgacttccttGGATGTTTAGCATGGCTTATTTCTCTTTCTCTACCTCTTTACGAGGCTGGCGATTGTAAAAAATTGTTCTCCTTTGCACCTTCAGTGGACCATCTATGGATATTGATAAAATAGACTTCCTCTTCATACGTGATGTGAAAGCACTACAGATTTCTTTGTCagcaacaacatcaaaatgaccccACTCCTCATGGCCTTACTCTTTGTGTTTTGACAGTATCTTTCTAGATGGTAACTTCCTTATGGTTCCCAAGAGACAAAAGACGGAGGTCTTCGAGGTAGTAGAAACGTCCTTTAGATGTTTGGAAGATACACGTTCACCTTTGTCACTTAGCCTTTCAAACACCGATACCCGAGGGGTTGCGCCTCCAATGAAATCAAACACTGAAGCCCTTAACTTCCTTCATCTCCTCCACCAAGGTGTGTTGTGTTGAAGCTATCTATTTGCTTCTCTTAGATTAAATTCGAAGAGGTTCTGCCAAACTGAAGCTCAACCCAAAGTATAGAGTGGCGACGTAGTGCCCTTGCTTTCTCAACTTCAATTTGGACTCATTGAGCCCGTGTATTTTTTCATTAGTGAATTCgtctttgagttctcctagtcTTGATGGATTGGAGAAGTCGTAACCAGACTTTTCAAGCAGTATGAAGGCCTTAGGATCAAAGTGCCCTTTTATTTATCAGCTTGGAGATTGCCTTTAGTAGACTCACAAGTCACATATGGGATTTGTGCAACTGGGACAGTCATATGATCCTTCAAATGTTGGATATCTTTGGGACTCATTTGCTTCTTTGGAGTACATTCCTGTAACAAAGGTTTCTCTTTCTTTCGATGCCGACATAGAACATAGCGAAAAACTAGATGCTCCTTATCAGTCTTTGTCTGTATGCCACCTTCAGATGATGATAACTTAATGGAGACTTCTTTAATTATCTTCTTAGGCAGTTGGGTGGTAGTCCATTGAGCCTCATTTTCTTCTTCTGACTTTACATCAGCTTCATTGACTGATGATGGTTTCTCCACACTCGATTCACAAGAATCAAGGTAGAACTTTGCATCTGCAAAGTATGACTTTGTCTTAGTGAGAGGATTGATGTCTGCATCAATTTTGACTATCTCTCTATCCCTTCTGTACTTCAGACATTGATGTAAAGTAGACGATACCACTCCATTTTCATGAATCCAAGGACGTCCAGGCAGTAGGTTGTATGATGTTCTAGCATCTATGATAACTCATCGATAGAGATCCCAAGCTTTTCTAGCACCATCTTCGGCATGATATTGACAGCTGAATTGTCATCAACAAGTATGTGATTGAGATGTTGCTCCCGAATGGGCCCTACAATGAATAAAGGTCTGTTATGTGGCTTAGACCCTAACAACAAGTCATCATATGTGAAGGAAATTGTTGCACAATATGTGATAACTTTTCTGTTGTCATGATGTTCTTGTGTATTCAATTGATCAAGCTCATCGTCTCTTTCCTTTATTTCATCcgtactagaaactacatgagttGCACCAACGTGACCTCCATGAAGGAATTGTTCAGGAAAGAATTCATGTAATGTGATGGGCATTCGGAACTTCGGCGATAATGTACTGTTAATCGACTTGCTAGTAgaagatttgatatttcttggtgGTTTTAGCCTATCCACATTGCTCATCATCGCTCTTGGCTTAGGAATTCGTAGCCTCAAAACTGCCTGATGTTTTCACTTTTTGTGAGTGACTACAGTCCAACCCTCATCGTTTTTGTATTTGTAGTGGTTGTCTAGCTCTAGTGAACCTTCAAGAGTTTTCCTTAGAAGATCAACTTCAACGAGCTCAAAACTTCCGAATTGTAAGAAGGCATTGCTTGACGTGTTATGTAACCTTGAACACTTATTTTCCTTAGGCGCTACACTTGCATAGATTGTTTCTGTTGTTTCATCCATATCTATGATGATTTTCCCTTCACTTACAAGAACCATGATTTTCTCCTTTAAGATGAATTATTTCTTTGCAGGGTGGCTAATGGCGCGATGATACTTGCAGTATTTTGGATAGCCAATTTTACCAATTTACTCAGGCCTTTTTGATTCAGAGAGATCTATGAATTTCTTGGCTAGAAATTCATCAAGTAGCGTGGGTACATTTGAATCTTGAAACGGATAAACCTTCGCCTCTAATTCTTTCAAGGTAGGACGATGTTTTTCCTCTTTGGGATATTGACTTGGGGTTTTATCCTCCTTCACCTTTTTCTTGGGCGTGACATTCACGGAAGTTACTTTCACCACCATAGATTCTTTGGTTTGGTGCTTTGATGCAACATTTTTCTTAAACTCCTTTTGATCAGCAAATGGAGATGCCTTTCCATGGCATGTGATGCCTAACTCCATGTCGTGCGCCCGCgttgcaagttcttcaaaagTTCGCGATTTGATCCCTTGTAAGATGTACAAAAGGTCCCAGTGCATTCCTTGAATGCACATCTCCACAGTAGATATTTCTGAAAGGCAATCCTTGCAGTCCAAACTTAACGCCCTCCAATGATTGATGTAATCCACCACAAGCTCGTCCTTCCTTTGCTTGGTGCCTACCAACTCTATCATGCTTACAGTTCTTCGGGTACTGTAAAAACGATTGAGGAATTCCTTCTCAAGTTGCTCCCAGTTATCAATGGACCTGGGACCCAAGTCAATATACCAGTCAAATGTGTTCCTTTTTAGAGAACGGATAAATTGTTTTACCAAAAGGTCACCATGCATTCCGGCATTGCTACAAGTCTCGACAAAGTGGACAATATGTTCCCTTGGGTTTCCTTTGCCATCAAATTGATGCAACTTTGGTGGATGATAATTGTTTGTCATGGTTAGAAATCAATCCTCTGAGTATAAGGCTTAGAGTAGTACAACGAACTTTGCGATGGTTTGCCATATTGTGCTTTGATGGTGTTTGTTATCATGTCTTGCAGTTATTGGACAGATAATGCCGCAACTGAAGTGGATTAGTTTTTCTTTTGAATGTTGAACTTTGAAAATGATTCCTAACTAGCTGTTTTTTGTGAGGTGGAGCCAGGTGAGCGAGGAGGGACGTGACTCGACTCTCCAGGTGCATAGGCCTCCAATTTGTTCATGATTTGAGCGATTTAAATGTCTTTATCTTCAATAaatttcttcaagacttctatAGTGTGTTCCATCATGGAAAGCTTTTCATCCACGTTAGTTGTGTCAGTCATTAaggcgttgacttttgttgaaacAGGAGAATCCACCAAATCCTCAAATCCACCAAAGGTTTGAGGATGTTTGAGAAAGCACGTCAAATGGCGAGAATGGGGTGTTGCCCCCAGAGATTGCGGTTCCGGGTGCATATGAGATCTACTCTTCTTTGCTATCTCTAAGGAGGTAAAGTTGCccgagaaaaagaaaaaatttgactttttgatGTCAATAAAAGATCATATATTCGGATCCATCCAAGCCACTAGCCTTGAACTTGTTTTGAGTGATTGGGCAAACATGACTGAGCACAGCGGATACGGCACTAGTAGCATCTTTGCATGAAGCATCACACTTGCGGAAGACCATTGTAGCAATAGATCTAAAGTTTGTAGTTTTCAACTTGCAAGAATGGGAGATGAAGTGCATAATTTGTCCCACTAGGCGTGCCAAAATTTGTTGCGAACAAATTTTCGTCATACGAAAAATAAACTGCGACAAAAAATAatatcaagaaaaaaaaaattttattgataaatatttatgAGTACAATTCTTTGTATCCCTTTATTCTCCTCTATGAAATTCTCCGTGATTCAAGGAGTTGAGAAGCGTCTTTCTCGAATGTAGGACGATTTAGACCTCATTGTGATGTATTTAATCTCCAAGAACATCGAGTAACACTTTGTTGTTTTGGGTTGATCTTCGGGAAGAACTCCGTTGACCAGTCCTTTGTAGAAGAACTTTGCACTTGATGATTGATCTCTCTGTTTGAGGATGCCTTTACCAATTGTGGAATGCTCTTCTCCAACTCTGAATGTCTCGAGAGAGTTATGTAACCTCCTATTTGTAGTTGCAGAGGATGGACAATCTAGTTGCATAGGAACTCTCTTACTTGATTCTGATTGGCTCATGTGAGTCATCAAACTTATCTCACAAGCTATGTGATAAGCTTGCTTATGATTGGCTAAGAGTTGTCATTTTAGCCACTTGGCGACCTATGGTTGGTTCTTGCTTTTTGGCGTGGATTGCCATATCATTTAACACATGGCATCATCTTGTTGGCTTGCAGTTTGACTAGATATGCCATGTCACTTGACGCATGGCATGACTATGGGCCTCAAGATGAGATGAACCTTGggcttgaaaataataaaatggattAATTTAATTTGTAAAGTAAAAATTAGTTATTTAACCCAATTgaatttaatccaaattttgtatGAATTAGAcccaatatattttatatgtctgCACCCATAAACCCCATTTTCATTTCAAGATCTTGATCCTGGTCGGTTGGTTCTTTGGGAACATTGTTGCTAATGAATTATCAAAACAACATATACTTTTATCTCCAAGCTTGCTCCAAAGGTAGTTGAATTTAATTCTTTTAATGGTTTTTGTGGTACTAACTCAACTGTTTTGTACATATCCCATAAGCACCACATGAATATTTAGAGATTCAAGATTCTTGAAGATCAAAAGGAAATAACTTAAGATCGTGGATTagtgtttgaaaatatatttagtAGGGTTTATTGCAAAATATTGGTACAAAGTTACCATCGAGAAAGTGGTATTTAATTCGGCCGCGTGCTAAGATTTGTTGCAACACGATGAAGCTCTTTCACAAGTTAAAAAAGTGCAACTTAGTTTCTGGTGAATATGAGTTCAACCAAATCATGGATGTTGCCAATCTTGTGCCATTTATGGAACCTTTAGACTCGAGGACGAGTTTTTCTCAACGAGGGGGGAATGATGAAAAGGAAGAATCTATATTTATTAGTTTTTCCCAAGATCATGTTTTAAATCTCAAGTCCAAGCATATGGACTTATTTTCAAGAATTGCTAGAAGTCCAAGAAGTCAAGATTATTTCCTTATTAAAATAGGATTTATTTTATTCGTTAAGAATTTTCCTTCTAGTAggattctagtttcttttctttgTAGAATAGGGATTTTACTTTTCTGgtctttagttattttatttccttattagaatATGAATTATAGACATTAAACAAGAGACTCTGGGTCTATATAAAGGGTTCTCTTGCCTTGTAAAATGCAATTCACGTGTTTGGAGGTTGGCCCTAATTTGCAATAgagtgtttttctttattttatcttCTTTATCCTTGTTTTTGGTTCCAATAAAGATGGTGTTAGTCTTTAACTTGTTTTAAATTGCGCATGGTATTTCTTTATCATATTAAttgattccaagtggtgactctagGAAGTTTTTATTTCTTGATCATCCAAGAACACGTTTCTTGATCAAAATTCCTTCTTTTGATATCATAGAATCATAACTTTCATTGATTTGGTGCAACatcaatatttacttattttgaaCGAGCAAATAGTCATTCTTATAGTCCAGATCGCCTTCTTTCACCTCgtttttaaattattatattttgagTCCTAAAACTTGAGATACGTTATTTCTTGAAATCGGCCCACAAACCACGTTTTTATTTCAAGATCTTAATTCTGGTCAGTTGGTTCTTTCTCAACTCGAAGAATCACATCATTaggaactctccaaaccttcaaatttctcacATTTGGCAAATAGTGCCAAAACATCTTAGCAACCTTAAAATCCAAATATGAATATGTGCCTAAGTCCACAATAACAATACGAACacattggaaccatcaaatcaccaattCGAGGTTatttatataaaagtcaaaccttcctcaactcttacaacttaaacttTCGTTGTCCTTCCTATGGCACCTGCCGTTTCTCAGGCCGGGAGAGTCGTTCAGACTCCCGCTGCTCGTACTCCTGAAATAAATGGATCGAGGGTCTCAGACCCAGGAGTGTTACCAATGGGGGTTGTTCAGGCTATTATTGTCGCACAGCTTGAGGTTAGGCCCACGATGTTAGCTGATGAGCTGAAAAGGATGGATAGGTTCTAGAAGTTGTCTCCTCTTTACTTTAGTGGTGTGCCTTCAGAAGATGCCCAAAGCTTCTTGGAACGTTGTCATGAGATTATGTGCAATTTGGGACTAGTCGATTCGAATGGAGTGGATTTAGTCATCTTGCATATTCACGGTTCATCCAAGAGGTGGTGGTAGACTTATGAGATGGGTAGACTAGAAGGATCACCTCTTCTTATATGGGCTTAGTTTTCACAGTTGATCTTGCGAAATTTCATCCCACATACTTAGAGAGATGAGCTACATAGCTAGTTTGAGTATCTTCGCAGGGTAGTATGACAgtcacccagtatgagatgagatttgtcAATTTGTCTTGTCATATATCTATCCAGATCCCTATTGAGAGGGATAAGTGGTACGTACATTTGGCTTATGCTTATCTTCTGTTTATCTAAGGCCATTGAGGTAGTGATTCTTTACTTTGAGAATTTTGATATTCATTGTATGATGATTCAAGATGTTGGCCTATCTCTTAAGTTGCCATGTGAAGTTGTTGTTGGAAAGTATGTGGATACTTGGGGACTAAAGTTTGTTTTTGACACCAGAGTTATTTCTTATAATGGTAAAGTATCTTTCTATGGATTAGAGagtatattttttattgtttCTTACGACACTTGGTTATGCCATAAAAGTGTGCAGTTCATTGAGAGTTTTACAAGATTGTGGTTTTGTTGGAAGCATGGAACTTTACACTCTCTTGATTCTTCCCATGGGTATTATTTTTTTTGTAGTCCAGTTTGTGTCATTTATGTTGAAGATATGTTCTTTATAAATTATGACACTTGGTTATATCATAAGAGTGTTACTTTTGAGTGCAAGATTGAGAACTTTGCTCTTACTTGGATACTTATGTTTGCCCCATTCTTGGTATTGCAAGGTCCAAATTCGAGGATGAATAtcttttaagagagggaggatgatACATGCCTGATGAGCACGCTTAACGGGGATAATTTTCAAGTCAACATCAAAGCACCGGAGTGCTTTAAAGGAGTCAAGATTAAGAAGGCTATATTAACAATTTAGCTATTTAGGCTAGTCATATAAAGCTAAGGGTATTTTGGTTATTTAGCCTGAATAGCACTCTAGTATAAATAGTCCCTTCCTCTCACTTTGAAAGGAAGATTTTGATGATGGATTGATAAACAAAGACCAAACCTTGAGAGGATTATAGTATCATTTATTTCTCTTTATTTACCATGCTTTCTAGATTATCTATTTTAGGTTTATCATGTATGATTTCATGTTCATACTCTTGGATTATCTTTGTATTTGAATGTTAATTCATTGTTCTAGTTGATATATCTTCTAGGGGATTTGAATTGCATTCTATGCTTAGCTTAATCCGTGTTAGTGGTTTTTGTTCTTTCTAGATTTGTGTTTATTATAGGAATTCAAGGGGTCTAACTAGTTCATAGTTAGGTTTTTGTCTCTCTCTATTTTAAACATCTTTTATCCTTTTTGATTCCACGTATTTTTGCATTATCCGTATTTTTCGATATGATTCCGTATCAATTTATTATCATTTCACTACTATTGAGAGAAATTGATTTTAATAACTGAAAGAAGTATTTGGATGGGCATTTATGTCTCTTCTTTAAAAAGTGATATCATCACGGATGGAGAAATACTATAAATTAAAGagataaaagttataaaaaaaatggATCTTGAAAGAGAAAACAAGAAACTCAAGTAAATAACGCTTGAATCTTTATTCAAagttaatgtaacgacccaatcagtTATTTTGAGAATAGCATTCCGTTCAGTagattaaggtctcgagtagcttcgtattgtgtattatgacttgtatgtgtggttgGGTTCATTTTTcgaatgattcgggattgatttggaagaatgattcttgttttagaaacttaagtggtaagagttgaccggaatttaacttttatatagacaactccagaatggtattttgaagattccaatagctttgtatggtaattttggacttatgcatatgtccagatttggatttaaaggtccataggttgatttgatacattttggcaaaagttaaaaaattaaaggtttagaaggttgagaggtttgaccagtAGTTGCATTTATTGATATCAGGTTCGAATTGCAAATCAGAGTGTTAGTGTAACTCTGATGTGTCATTTTGGACTtacatacaaaatttgaggtcattccaagttgatttgatatgattcggtgcGAGTtatagaagttaaaagttcattagttcattaggcttgaattgaggtgcgattcgcagttttgatgtgattttaggcctctagtaggtccattttatgttatggaacttggtgGAATGATCGAACTGTAAGGACCCGTACACATTTTAACCAAAAAGCTCGGGGTTTCGtagtgccaagatagattcctgagttattatagtagaaattcttcaccGCGAGCTTGCAAGCCGCGGTTccgactttttggattgaacaataccctacggactgagaggaaaatgtttcacagaagaacgcatttctgcggcccattatgcggccgcaaaatcactctgcggatcGTATAATGGCCGTAGAATGAAGcagaaagtttggccaatttgaggtcaatttTGGGCtcgattatgcgactgcataatcgaTATACAGACTGCATAATCCCTCTTGGATTTTtgtggagggagttctgcggtgcattatgcgatcgcaaaacaagtatgcggaccgcatactagtCGCATACCCGGGCCGAAatttcaggcccctgagggccatttctgtggTCACTTTGCGGaacgcataaccattatgcggtcgcatatgcgaccgtagacctgtgtcggggcattcagttttttaatttaaaacccgaccccgattccgttaaaatacccatttagtctattatgaagctcatttatgatatttctagagtgagagagagagttctagagggagggcctaatttttcatcaaattgatcttcaaccatcacttaaagcattggaaatattcaagttgagcaccaaattcttcatccaaaaaggtaagacttcatcaccccaactcttaatttcaaacatagctataatagggtattagtgtgatacttcatgagtatgagggtggtttatcttgcatgcatgtgataaagagtatgggaaaaataaaaagtgaactagaaccatgaacgttttcctaattttgggttcaatttgtatattgctaaaatagattgaggttgctaagggttccggataattgtagagtgtaaagaagcacaattgaggtatg from Nicotiana tomentosiformis chromosome 11, ASM39032v3, whole genome shotgun sequence encodes:
- the LOC138901470 gene encoding uncharacterized protein, with the protein product MLNPPVLGAPMVGKSLILYIAAQERSLGALHAQENDIGKEQSLYYLSRTLIGAELNYTPVEKIYLALLYEIKKLYYEVCSIKLISRADHVKFMMTRPVLSGMPSKMAVKGQALADFLVDHPLLAEWELSNEFPDEDILFVEELLPWTMFFDGSAHRTGVGVGVVLISPERQVFPFSFVLGETCSNNAVEYQALIVGLEMELDMKIL